TTTGAAGTTAGACGCAACAAACAATTTCTAAGGGGGTAAATTATGAAAATAGCTTTAGCGGGAAACCCAAATAGCGGAAAAACAACATTATTTAATGCTATTACGGGTAAAATCGAGTATGTTGGTAACTGGCCCGGAGTTACTGTAGAAAAAAAGGCAGGAGATGTTAAACCGAATCTTAATCCCAAAAAGGAAGATTTGGTTGTTGTAGACTTACCCGGAGCATATTCCATGTCTCCTTATACAAATGAAGAAGCAATAACTAAGGACTTTGTTCAAAACGAAAATCCTGATGCTATCATAAATATTGTGGATGCAACTAATTTAAGCAGAAGCTTATTCTTTACTACACAATTATTGGAACTGGGCATACCTGTTGTTATTGCACTAAACAAGAGTGATTTGACAGAGAAAAAAGGCACTATAATAAATGTTCCTGAATTAAGTGATGCATTGAAGTGCCCTGTTATCCAAACCATAGCAACAAAATCCGAAAATAACGGTTTGCTTGAACTTATTGATTCAGTAGTAACCGTTGTCAAGGCAAAAAAGAAGCAAATTGCTCCTAATATCGGAGGTACAGCAAAAGCCTCTACGAAAGAAGAATTTGAAAAAGCCGATAAAAAACGATTTGCATTTGTAAACGATATTGTAAGTGAAGTTGAGAGGAAAAAGGTAAGCCCGGAAAAGCAGACCATACAAGACAAGGTCGACAGAATAATTGCGCACAAATGGCTGGGGATTCCGATTTTTGCCGTAATAGTCTGGCTGGTTTTTTCTATCTCTCAATCTTGGCTTGGACCGATGCTGGCAGATTATTTTGTAGGCTGGATCGACTCATTGTACGAAGTTGTTGCATCATTGCTGGGCGAAGATGTAAACCCCGTTGTCGCTTCTCTGCTTCTTGACGGTATTATTGGCGGCGTAGGCGCTGTTGTTGGTTTCTTACCTTTGATTATGGTCCTATTCTTCTGTTTGGCTCTTTTGGAGGACAGCGGATATATGGCTCGTGTAGCCGTAGTTTTAGATAGGTTCTTTAAAAGAGTCGGATTATCTGGAAGGTCAATAATACCGATGATTGTAGGTACCGGATGCGGGATACCAGGTGTTATGGCTACCAGAACCATAAAAAATGAAAGACAAAGACGTACTACTGCGATGTTGGCAACATTTATGCCTTGCGGGGCAAAGCTTCCCATAATTGCTCTTTTTGCCGGAGTTTTCTTTGGCGATAACAGCTGGGTGGGGACTTCAATGTATTTTTTAGGAATTTTTGTAATTATTATAGGTGCTTTGATTGTAAGACAGATTACCGGAGATTTTTCAACTTCTTATTTCATAATGGAGCTTCCGGAATATAGATTCCCAAGTATCAAGAGAGCAGCCATATCCATGATGATGAGAGCAAAGGCCTTCATTATCAAAGCAGGAACAATTATTCTGGTTTGTAACGCCGCCGTTCAAATTCTGCAAACATTTGATTGGCAATTCCAGGTTGTTGCTGAAACTGCTCCGGAGACAAGCATATTAGCAAGCATTGCATCTCCTTTGGCTATATT
This genomic window from Oxobacter pfennigii contains:
- the feoB gene encoding ferrous iron transport protein B — protein: MKIALAGNPNSGKTTLFNAITGKIEYVGNWPGVTVEKKAGDVKPNLNPKKEDLVVVDLPGAYSMSPYTNEEAITKDFVQNENPDAIINIVDATNLSRSLFFTTQLLELGIPVVIALNKSDLTEKKGTIINVPELSDALKCPVIQTIATKSENNGLLELIDSVVTVVKAKKKQIAPNIGGTAKASTKEEFEKADKKRFAFVNDIVSEVERKKVSPEKQTIQDKVDRIIAHKWLGIPIFAVIVWLVFSISQSWLGPMLADYFVGWIDSLYEVVASLLGEDVNPVVASLLLDGIIGGVGAVVGFLPLIMVLFFCLALLEDSGYMARVAVVLDRFFKRVGLSGRSIIPMIVGTGCGIPGVMATRTIKNERQRRTTAMLATFMPCGAKLPIIALFAGVFFGDNSWVGTSMYFLGIFVIIIGALIVRQITGDFSTSYFIMELPEYRFPSIKRAAISMMMRAKAFIIKAGTIILVCNAAVQILQTFDWQFQVVAETAPETSILASIASPLAILFVPLGFGLWQFAAAAVTGFIAKENVVGTLAVCFGITNFIDVEELALVGSGAEVSSIFGITAVAGLSYLVFNLFTPPCFAAIGAMNSELESRKWLAGAVSFQLSMGYTLSFLVYQIGTLVTTGTIGEGFVPGLIAVALIVGYIVYLMRKGSKKSISTSAGMQGVNI